In a genomic window of Shouchella clausii:
- a CDS encoding IreB family regulatory phosphoprotein — MSSMDNTMQFNFNDDSFDADVQEVLLSVYDALEEKGYNPINQIVGYLLSGDPAYIPRHKDARTLIRKLERDELIETLVKSYLRAHGKENK, encoded by the coding sequence TTGAGTTCAATGGATAATACGATGCAATTCAATTTCAATGATGATTCCTTTGACGCAGATGTCCAAGAAGTGCTCTTGTCTGTTTATGATGCGCTTGAAGAAAAAGGGTACAACCCGATTAACCAAATCGTCGGCTATCTGTTGTCTGGTGATCCAGCTTACATTCCTAGGCATAAAGATGCCCGTACGCTAATCCGCAAATTAGAACGAGACGAGCTAATTGAAACGCTTGTGAAGTCGTATTTGCGTGCCCATGGCAAGGAAAACAAATGA
- a CDS encoding DUF1292 domain-containing protein, whose product MAQEEKERFVIPDENGTEHLFDELFRFTVDETEKSYMVLVPVGEEEDEEEEVEVFAFRYEEQQNEDNDISFYPVETDEEWDMIEEMLNTFSEEEE is encoded by the coding sequence ATGGCCCAAGAAGAAAAAGAGCGTTTTGTCATTCCAGACGAGAATGGCACAGAACATCTGTTTGATGAATTGTTCCGTTTTACAGTTGACGAAACAGAAAAGTCTTATATGGTACTCGTTCCAGTCGGGGAAGAAGAGGATGAGGAAGAAGAAGTCGAAGTGTTTGCGTTCCGCTATGAAGAACAGCAAAACGAAGACAATGATATTTCCTTTTATCCCGTCGAGACAGACGAAGAATGGGACATGATCGAAGAGATGCTTAATACTTTCTCTGAAGAGGAAGAGTAA
- the alaS gene encoding alanine--tRNA ligase → MQRLSSASVRQMFIDFFKEKGHSVEPSASLVPFEDPSLLWINSGVATLKKYFDGRVIPENPRIVNAQKSIRTNDIENVGKTARHHTFFEMLGNFSIGDYFKEQAIEWAWEFLTDKKWIGFPQERLSVTVHPEDEEAYHYWHQHIGLPEERIIRLEGNFWDIGEGPSGPNSEIFYDRGPEYGDDPNDPELYPGGENERYLEIWNLVFSQFNHNADGTYTPLPKKNIDTGMGLERMVSVIQGTPTNFETDLFMPIIEATEALASKTYKEADTAFKVIADHIRTVAFAVGDGALPSNEGRGYVLRRLLRRAVRFAKSIGIDRPFMYELVPVVGAIMKDFYPEVADKQDFIARVIRTEEERFHETLNEGLAILSDIIEKAKATNNETIAGEDAFRLYDTYGFPIDLTEEYVHDEGLTVDRAGFEQEMEQQRQRARAARQESASMSVQEDVFGEVKTPSVFVGYEHTETDAVITTLVRGKENVEQAVKGDVIQFFLDETPFYAESGGQVADRGMIVTDTGQAVVKDVKKAPNGQHLHTAEVTNGEISAGQQASARIEVRERLDIVKNHTATHLLHQALKDVLGEHVNQAGSLVSSERLRFDFSHFGQVTPNELQQIEEIVNEKVWQALPVDISIQRLEEAKAAGAMALFGEKYGSEVRVVRVGDYSLELCGGCHVRNTAEIGLFKITSESGIGAGVRRIEAVTSKGAYQFLAEQTAILKDAAERVKAKRLSDVPQRIESLQEDLRKAQRENESLTAKLGQAEAGNLNDQVKEIGGVAVIAAQVDAKDTEALRSMVDTLKQAHEKAVIVLGAKTGNKLAFVAGVTKPAIAEGFHAGKLIKEVAARTGGGGGGRPDMAQAGGKDPAKLDEALAYVHEYVKSIS, encoded by the coding sequence TTGCAACGGTTAAGTTCGGCAAGTGTTCGCCAAATGTTCATTGACTTTTTTAAGGAGAAAGGCCATTCTGTAGAACCGAGTGCTTCGCTTGTGCCTTTTGAAGATCCGTCATTGCTATGGATTAACAGTGGCGTTGCCACATTAAAAAAGTATTTTGACGGACGGGTGATTCCCGAAAACCCGCGTATTGTCAACGCGCAAAAGTCGATTCGGACGAACGATATCGAGAACGTCGGAAAAACGGCACGACACCATACATTTTTTGAAATGCTTGGCAATTTTTCGATTGGCGATTATTTTAAAGAGCAAGCGATTGAATGGGCGTGGGAATTTTTGACCGATAAAAAATGGATCGGATTTCCACAAGAACGCCTTTCTGTCACCGTTCATCCTGAAGATGAAGAGGCTTACCACTATTGGCATCAACATATTGGTCTTCCTGAAGAACGGATTATCCGTTTAGAAGGGAACTTCTGGGACATTGGCGAAGGCCCAAGTGGTCCAAACTCAGAAATTTTCTATGACCGGGGGCCAGAGTATGGCGATGACCCGAATGACCCAGAATTGTATCCAGGTGGTGAAAATGAACGCTACCTTGAGATTTGGAATTTGGTTTTTTCCCAGTTCAACCATAACGCAGACGGCACATACACGCCATTGCCAAAGAAAAACATTGATACAGGCATGGGCTTAGAGCGAATGGTGTCTGTGATCCAAGGGACGCCGACTAACTTTGAGACAGATTTGTTTATGCCAATCATTGAGGCAACGGAAGCACTGGCTAGTAAAACATACAAGGAAGCAGATACTGCTTTTAAAGTGATTGCCGACCATATTCGAACGGTTGCTTTTGCAGTTGGTGACGGGGCGTTGCCGTCTAATGAAGGTCGCGGTTATGTGTTGCGCCGCTTGTTGCGCCGCGCTGTCCGCTTTGCAAAATCAATTGGCATTGACCGCCCGTTTATGTATGAGCTTGTGCCCGTTGTTGGTGCGATCATGAAAGACTTTTATCCTGAAGTTGCAGATAAGCAAGACTTTATTGCACGGGTCATTCGCACCGAAGAAGAGCGTTTCCATGAAACATTGAACGAAGGCCTTGCGATTTTAAGCGACATCATCGAAAAAGCAAAGGCCACCAACAATGAAACCATTGCAGGTGAGGACGCATTTCGCCTTTATGACACGTATGGCTTTCCAATTGATTTAACGGAAGAGTATGTCCATGATGAAGGATTGACGGTTGACCGTGCTGGCTTTGAGCAGGAAATGGAACAACAGCGGCAGAGAGCACGTGCGGCTCGCCAGGAAAGCGCATCGATGTCCGTTCAGGAAGATGTCTTTGGGGAAGTGAAAACGCCAAGTGTGTTTGTCGGCTATGAACATACGGAGACAGACGCAGTCATTACGACGCTCGTCCGCGGCAAAGAGAACGTCGAACAAGCCGTCAAGGGGGATGTCATCCAATTCTTTCTTGACGAAACGCCTTTTTATGCTGAGAGCGGCGGGCAAGTGGCAGATAGAGGGATGATTGTAACCGACACGGGACAAGCTGTAGTTAAAGATGTGAAAAAAGCGCCAAATGGCCAACATCTGCACACGGCTGAAGTGACAAATGGCGAAATCTCCGCTGGCCAACAGGCGAGTGCCCGTATAGAAGTAAGGGAACGACTCGATATTGTCAAAAATCATACAGCTACCCATTTGCTCCACCAAGCGTTAAAAGACGTTTTAGGCGAACATGTCAATCAAGCAGGTTCGCTTGTGTCGAGTGAACGGTTGCGCTTTGACTTTTCCCATTTTGGGCAAGTGACGCCGAATGAGCTTCAACAAATTGAAGAAATTGTTAACGAAAAAGTGTGGCAGGCGTTGCCAGTTGACATTTCGATTCAACGTTTAGAGGAAGCAAAAGCGGCTGGCGCCATGGCATTGTTTGGTGAGAAATACGGCAGCGAAGTCCGGGTTGTCCGTGTTGGCGATTACAGCCTTGAATTGTGTGGCGGTTGCCATGTACGCAACACAGCTGAGATCGGATTGTTTAAAATTACAAGCGAATCCGGTATTGGCGCAGGTGTACGCCGCATTGAAGCAGTGACGTCAAAAGGCGCCTATCAGTTTTTGGCAGAGCAAACAGCGATTTTAAAAGATGCAGCGGAACGTGTAAAAGCAAAGCGGTTATCTGATGTGCCGCAGCGAATTGAAAGCTTGCAAGAAGATTTGCGTAAAGCACAAAGGGAGAACGAATCATTGACCGCTAAGCTTGGGCAAGCTGAAGCTGGAAATTTAAATGACCAAGTCAAGGAAATTGGCGGTGTTGCCGTTATCGCCGCCCAAGTTGATGCAAAAGATACGGAAGCGCTCCGTTCTATGGTGGATACACTTAAACAAGCACACGAAAAAGCCGTAATCGTTCTTGGAGCAAAAACAGGCAACAAGCTTGCCTTTGTCGCTGGCGTTACAAAGCCAGCTATTGCGGAAGGCTTCCATGCCGGCAAATTGATTAAAGAAGTTGCCGCTCGTACAGGCGGGGGTGGCGGCGGCCGTCCTGATATGGCGCAAGCTGGTGGAAAAGATCCTGCCAAGTTGGACGAAGCCCTTGCCTATGTGCATGAATACGTGAAATCAATTTCCTAA
- the mltG gene encoding endolytic transglycosylase MltG: protein MTKQPKQHSELYQERASQAKTVRKIVFICVLILFAVILAAGIFSYFYLTTALKPMDEEGEGTDIEVTIPVGTSTSGIADILEEEGLIRNATFFRYYARYKNESDFQAGTYTLNTSMGVDDLIASLKDGRVVAEAASTITIPEGLNLASLSERLAEFTGTSQEEVMAVIDDEEYVKELIDDYDMLTDEILNEEIHHPLEGYLFPASYPFEEEQPPVKAVIEAMLDQMEQVYQNNADLIENSAYTFHELLTIGSIIEREAKEAPDRFEISGVLHNRLEQNMKLQVDPTVAYAQGEHIYMTTYDDLDIDSPYNTYRYEGLPPGPIATVREQSLVAAADPNDTDYLYFYARYNGEIIYNEDYNKHLEARDAYRHEWEEAENNE, encoded by the coding sequence ATGACAAAGCAACCGAAACAGCATTCAGAGCTTTATCAGGAACGTGCATCCCAAGCCAAAACCGTCCGTAAGATCGTGTTTATTTGCGTTTTAATTCTGTTTGCCGTGATATTGGCAGCCGGCATATTTAGTTATTTTTACTTAACAACTGCTTTAAAACCAATGGACGAAGAAGGGGAAGGCACCGATATAGAAGTAACGATTCCTGTCGGAACTTCGACAAGCGGTATTGCGGACATTCTAGAAGAAGAAGGATTAATCCGCAATGCAACGTTTTTCCGTTATTACGCCCGTTATAAAAATGAATCGGATTTCCAAGCAGGAACGTATACATTAAACACATCAATGGGCGTGGATGACCTTATTGCAAGTTTAAAAGATGGCCGAGTCGTGGCGGAGGCTGCTTCGACGATTACTATTCCTGAAGGTCTTAACTTAGCGAGCTTAAGCGAAAGGCTTGCCGAGTTTACTGGAACATCCCAAGAAGAAGTAATGGCCGTTATCGATGATGAAGAATATGTCAAAGAGCTTATCGACGACTATGACATGCTGACAGACGAAATTTTAAACGAAGAGATTCATCACCCACTGGAAGGCTACTTGTTTCCCGCCAGTTATCCATTTGAAGAGGAACAGCCTCCTGTCAAAGCAGTCATTGAAGCGATGCTTGACCAAATGGAACAAGTTTATCAAAACAATGCCGACTTGATTGAAAACAGCGCGTACACATTCCATGAGCTGCTGACGATTGGATCCATTATTGAACGGGAAGCAAAAGAGGCACCAGACCGCTTTGAAATTTCTGGCGTGCTTCATAACCGGTTAGAGCAAAATATGAAGCTGCAAGTCGACCCAACCGTTGCATACGCCCAAGGCGAGCATATTTATATGACAACCTATGATGACCTTGACATCGATTCACCGTATAATACGTATCGATATGAAGGGTTGCCGCCAGGACCGATTGCTACAGTCCGGGAACAATCACTTGTTGCTGCTGCTGACCCGAATGACACCGATTACCTGTATTTCTATGCCCGTTACAACGGTGAAATCATCTACAATGAAGATTACAACAAGCATTTAGAAGCACGTGATGCATACCGTCATGAATGGGAAGAAGCAGAAAATAACGAGTAG
- a CDS encoding AI-2E family transporter, whose translation MKRERLQTDVLKWTKYLLIVLLLLLVGQVVLFLRPVWDILATLLGPLCVAFVSAYLLHPIVECLVRLGLPRALATFMLFLAFILAIAAMLFWGLPALAAQVKEAMDVLPRQLAEVKKSLLNLQRTAENLPNPLDDHVGEWSMKIETFAKAGLDQIEQVIIRMLQSFMTWIVVPFLVFYLLKDYELLKRVAFYLTPRKWRKGLTAYATDVDRTFGSYVRGQLLVAFCVGVLSTVALWFLGVPYPIVLGFFVGATDFIPYFGAIIGAIPAVGAALLESTTLGLYTVIALVIIQQIEGNLLSPVIVGRTVHLHPMIIIIALLIGVEAGGIVGLLIAVPVAAILKVTVVHIRQSIKGDIQHD comes from the coding sequence ATGAAGCGGGAACGGCTGCAAACAGACGTGTTGAAATGGACGAAATATTTACTGATCGTGCTATTGTTGTTGCTCGTAGGCCAAGTAGTGTTATTTTTACGGCCAGTGTGGGACATATTGGCGACATTGCTCGGACCGCTTTGTGTGGCTTTTGTATCGGCCTATTTGCTTCACCCTATTGTTGAGTGTCTTGTTCGCCTTGGATTGCCGCGGGCACTTGCCACGTTTATGTTGTTCTTAGCATTTATTCTTGCAATTGCCGCTATGCTTTTTTGGGGATTGCCCGCGCTTGCAGCACAGGTAAAAGAAGCCATGGATGTACTGCCAAGGCAATTGGCTGAAGTGAAAAAGTCACTGTTGAACTTACAACGTACAGCGGAAAACCTACCAAACCCACTCGACGACCATGTCGGTGAATGGAGCATGAAAATCGAAACATTCGCGAAAGCGGGGCTAGACCAGATAGAACAAGTGATTATCCGGATGTTACAGTCCTTTATGACATGGATTGTCGTTCCTTTTTTAGTGTTTTACCTTTTAAAAGACTACGAGCTCCTTAAACGGGTTGCTTTTTACTTAACGCCAAGAAAATGGCGAAAAGGGTTGACAGCCTATGCAACCGATGTTGATCGGACATTTGGGTCCTATGTTCGTGGTCAGCTGCTGGTCGCTTTTTGTGTTGGCGTGCTTTCGACTGTTGCTCTGTGGTTTCTTGGCGTACCTTATCCAATTGTGCTCGGTTTTTTTGTTGGGGCGACCGATTTTATCCCTTATTTTGGAGCGATTATTGGCGCGATTCCAGCGGTCGGTGCAGCTCTTCTTGAATCAACGACACTCGGTCTTTATACAGTGATTGCTTTAGTCATTATTCAGCAAATTGAAGGGAATCTGCTATCCCCGGTCATTGTCGGGCGGACGGTTCATTTGCATCCAATGATCATTATTATTGCGCTGTTAATTGGCGTGGAGGCTGGTGGCATTGTTGGTTTGCTCATTGCGGTGCCAGTTGCTGCGATTTTAAAGGTGACGGTCGTCCATATTCGTCAGTCCATTAAAGGCGATATCCAGCACGATTGA
- the ruvX gene encoding Holliday junction resolvase RuvX, with protein sequence MKTIGLDVGTKTIGVAISDAFGWTAQGLPTIQRSEDDPNRDFEALAELIKENDVQKVVIGYPKNMNGTVGESATRSEAFARTLEQRCNVQAVLWDERLTTAAAQRVLIDADVSRKKRKKAVDKMAAVFILQGYLDRQSHTLT encoded by the coding sequence ATGAAAACAATCGGCTTAGACGTAGGGACAAAGACAATTGGTGTCGCCATTAGTGATGCGTTCGGGTGGACAGCGCAAGGACTGCCGACGATCCAACGATCTGAAGACGACCCAAACCGTGATTTTGAAGCACTAGCTGAGCTGATCAAAGAGAATGACGTCCAAAAAGTGGTGATTGGTTATCCTAAAAACATGAACGGCACGGTTGGGGAAAGCGCCACACGGAGTGAGGCATTCGCACGGACGCTTGAACAACGGTGCAATGTGCAGGCCGTTTTATGGGATGAACGTCTTACAACGGCTGCAGCTCAGCGCGTTTTAATTGATGCAGATGTAAGTCGAAAAAAACGCAAAAAAGCTGTAGACAAAATGGCTGCTGTTTTCATTTTACAAGGATATTTAGACCGCCAAAGCCACACACTGACATAG